The following coding sequences lie in one Thermomicrobium sp. 4228-Ro genomic window:
- the ftsY gene encoding signal recognition particle-docking protein FtsY — protein MIFSRFFRRRAPATPQLEAGLKRSRQGIFRQIVQLFERNTVDEELFQDLEALLIQADLGVATTEALLERLRERVRRGEIRDPAEAREALRDEMVALLDAAMRNRRVKIYQRGVPFVSLVVGVNGTGKTTTIAKLARYHLDQGRSVLLVAADTFRAAAIDQLKTWGERLGVPVIAHAPGADPGAVVFDGMQAAHNRGIDVLLIDTAGRLHTKTNLMAELAKIRRVIQRQVPEAPHEVLLVIDATTGQNGLNQARVFTEAAGVTDIALTKLDGTAKGGIAFAIARELGIPIAYVGTGEKPTDFAEFDPESYVDALFFGDEEE, from the coding sequence GTGATCTTCAGTCGCTTCTTCCGCCGGCGTGCTCCGGCGACTCCCCAGCTCGAAGCAGGCCTGAAGCGGAGTCGCCAGGGCATCTTCCGGCAGATCGTCCAACTGTTCGAGCGCAATACCGTCGACGAAGAGCTGTTCCAAGATCTCGAGGCGTTGCTCATCCAGGCCGACCTCGGCGTGGCGACGACCGAGGCATTGCTCGAGCGCTTGCGCGAACGCGTGCGTCGCGGCGAAATCCGCGATCCAGCCGAGGCACGCGAGGCCCTGCGTGACGAGATGGTCGCGCTGCTCGATGCAGCGATGCGGAATCGCCGCGTCAAGATCTACCAGCGCGGCGTGCCGTTCGTGTCGCTCGTCGTCGGTGTCAACGGCACCGGGAAGACGACGACGATCGCCAAGCTCGCCCGCTACCACCTCGATCAGGGGCGGTCGGTCTTGCTCGTGGCAGCCGATACGTTCCGGGCAGCAGCGATCGACCAGCTCAAGACCTGGGGCGAGCGCCTCGGTGTGCCAGTGATCGCTCATGCACCCGGAGCGGATCCTGGCGCCGTCGTGTTCGACGGAATGCAAGCTGCCCACAACCGTGGGATCGACGTGCTCTTGATCGATACGGCTGGCCGCCTGCACACCAAGACGAACCTCATGGCGGAGCTCGCCAAGATCCGGCGGGTCATCCAGCGGCAGGTGCCCGAGGCACCGCACGAGGTGCTGCTGGTGATCGACGCGACGACGGGTCAGAACGGACTCAACCAGGCGCGTGTCTTCACCGAAGCAGCCGGTGTCACCGATATCGCGCTGACCAAGCTGGACGGAACGGCCAAGGGCGGTATCGCCTTCGCCATCGCCCGCGAGCTGGGTATCCCGATCGCCTACGTGGGTACCGGTGAGAAACCGACCGATTTCGCCGAGTTCGACCCCGAGTCGTACGTCGACGCCCTGTTCTTCGGGGACGAGGAGGAATGA
- a CDS encoding ATP-binding protein, giving the protein MTPRFRTPPARVVRRLLHLPIFYKVLVANSLIVVVGAIVGTTLTLLSTGNTEHLPELVALFAVTGTLLSVLINWIVLRAAFRPIEVLEQTADEVRRGNFHVRAPAVTFSDPDLDNLTSTFNAMLDTLVGYQERLRELSQRALTAQEEERRRIARELHDDPAQSLTALLVLLKMVHDRQQLTDGTVLRELIDLTSSALESIRAIAQELRPPVLDDLGLVAALEGLAMQYRQRFGLTVQVQIRGQCQRLAPEIELALYRIAQEALTNVAKHAGTDRATLELAFEADRVALSISDRGKGFDLNEVLGSGVGLFSMRERAQLVHGTLEVKTEPGAGTRVAVTVPLRPADQLPDGTEGEQ; this is encoded by the coding sequence GTGACACCACGTTTTCGCACACCGCCTGCGCGTGTCGTCCGACGACTCTTGCACCTTCCGATCTTCTACAAAGTGCTGGTCGCCAATTCGCTCATCGTCGTCGTCGGAGCGATCGTCGGGACCACACTGACCCTTTTGAGCACCGGGAATACGGAGCACCTGCCGGAACTCGTCGCGCTCTTCGCGGTTACCGGAACGCTCCTGTCCGTGCTCATCAACTGGATCGTCCTGCGCGCGGCGTTCCGGCCGATCGAGGTACTGGAGCAGACAGCGGATGAAGTCCGTCGCGGCAACTTCCACGTTCGTGCGCCAGCCGTGACGTTCAGCGATCCGGATCTGGACAACCTCACCTCGACGTTCAACGCGATGCTGGACACGCTGGTCGGCTATCAGGAGCGACTCCGTGAACTCTCGCAGCGGGCACTGACGGCTCAGGAGGAGGAACGGCGCCGGATCGCACGGGAGCTGCATGACGATCCGGCCCAGAGTCTCACCGCACTCCTCGTCCTGCTCAAGATGGTGCACGACCGACAGCAACTGACCGATGGCACGGTACTGCGCGAGCTGATCGACCTGACGAGTTCGGCCCTCGAGTCGATTCGAGCCATTGCCCAGGAACTCCGCCCACCAGTGCTCGACGATCTCGGCCTGGTCGCAGCACTGGAAGGCCTGGCAATGCAATACCGGCAGCGTTTCGGCTTGACCGTCCAGGTCCAGATACGGGGACAGTGCCAGCGACTCGCCCCCGAGATCGAGCTGGCGCTTTACCGAATCGCCCAGGAGGCGCTCACCAACGTCGCCAAGCATGCGGGAACCGATCGAGCGACGCTGGAACTGGCCTTCGAGGCCGACCGTGTGGCACTGAGTATTTCCGATCGGGGCAAGGGCTTCGATCTCAACGAAGTGCTCGGAAGCGGAGTGGGGCTCTTCAGCATGCGCGAACGCGCGCAATTGGTCCATGGCACACTGGAGGTAAAAACGGAACCAGGAGCCGGAACGCGCGTCGCGGTCACGGTACCGCTCCGTCCCGCTGACCAGCTCCCGGATGGAACCGAGGGAGAACAATGA
- a CDS encoding N-acetylmuramoyl-L-alanine amidase — MRGLRLTRRTLLRIAGGAIIATVTEFRGVRAAASRIRRTTWMVEAPFPRAGQLLTPVYPLPYPFTSVEVSWQASAPPGSLLTIALRLAGHDGSWSDWITLDSDPHMPPRQNDGWVYAPPVLARGQQVQLLVRCEPGPDGTAPELRTLRVTAVETFEADTQWLATPDLIDGWIVPRAGWGADESLRFDENGEEIWPPRYAPIQKVIVHHTVTKNDPPDPAATIRAIYAYHAVTLGWGDIGYNFIVDWQGRAYEGRYGGPNVVGAHTAGYNTGTLGIAVLGDFTSTAPPQSVLDALARLIRTRAGNLDPAGISPFRDLLDVPNIGGHRDYNITECPGDQLYARIPVLRGMLKGTGPIVFPNKPRRLEPKAELVSVTFTPASELYAGTLVRVDAVVRNVGPIELPTQGPPPGFIYEEGQTFDTVGYPKEEGAFRVGVDFEGNDGIPNPFRWGLPGPLPPGEAVTVTGFIRLRSVRKWKLSASLVREFVRYEQQGVFPQELQTLPPPTAPVPPSSDPDMVYFDVTGHNVPEVFYAFWKANGGLERFGYPLTEPFVEVSATDGHQYLVQYFERARFEHHPENAGTPFEVLLGLLGVERTRGRENEPPFRPVERPDDPRIDYFVETRHTLGPPFQEYWWSRGGAAVFGYPISEPFEEVSKTDGRRYLVQYFERNRMEYHPELAGTAFEILLGHLGRETLIDRGWLPGA, encoded by the coding sequence ATGCGGGGGTTACGCCTGACGCGACGGACACTCTTACGCATTGCCGGTGGAGCGATCATCGCAACGGTGACGGAGTTCCGAGGAGTTCGTGCCGCAGCGAGCCGCATTCGACGGACTACCTGGATGGTCGAGGCCCCTTTTCCCCGTGCTGGCCAACTGCTCACACCGGTCTACCCGCTCCCCTACCCCTTTACGAGCGTCGAGGTAAGCTGGCAAGCGTCGGCCCCTCCTGGTTCGCTCTTGACCATCGCACTTCGACTGGCCGGTCATGACGGCTCGTGGAGCGACTGGATCACGCTCGACAGCGATCCGCACATGCCCCCGCGCCAGAATGACGGGTGGGTGTACGCGCCACCGGTTCTCGCACGCGGTCAGCAGGTACAACTCCTCGTCCGGTGTGAACCGGGGCCGGACGGCACGGCGCCGGAGCTTCGTACCCTGCGCGTGACGGCAGTCGAAACGTTCGAGGCCGATACCCAGTGGCTCGCGACACCCGATCTCATCGACGGGTGGATCGTGCCACGCGCCGGATGGGGCGCGGACGAATCGCTCCGCTTCGACGAAAACGGCGAGGAGATCTGGCCACCTCGCTACGCGCCGATCCAGAAAGTGATCGTTCATCACACCGTGACGAAGAACGACCCGCCCGATCCGGCTGCGACGATCCGGGCGATCTATGCGTACCATGCAGTCACGCTCGGGTGGGGCGACATCGGCTACAACTTCATCGTCGATTGGCAGGGGCGGGCCTACGAGGGACGGTATGGTGGTCCGAACGTCGTCGGTGCCCATACTGCTGGATACAACACGGGCACGCTCGGTATTGCTGTGCTCGGCGACTTCACCTCGACCGCACCACCGCAGTCAGTACTGGACGCGCTGGCCCGGCTGATCCGGACGCGGGCGGGCAATCTCGATCCCGCCGGCATCAGTCCCTTCCGGGACCTCCTCGATGTCCCGAACATCGGCGGCCACCGCGACTACAACATCACCGAGTGCCCTGGCGACCAGCTGTACGCCCGCATCCCTGTCCTCCGGGGCATGCTCAAGGGTACCGGGCCCATCGTCTTCCCGAACAAGCCGCGGCGGCTCGAACCGAAGGCCGAACTCGTGAGCGTCACCTTCACGCCGGCGAGCGAACTCTACGCCGGCACGCTCGTGCGGGTCGATGCCGTGGTGCGGAACGTCGGACCGATCGAGTTGCCGACGCAAGGTCCGCCGCCGGGTTTCATCTACGAGGAAGGGCAAACCTTCGACACCGTCGGCTATCCCAAAGAGGAGGGAGCCTTCCGCGTCGGCGTCGACTTCGAGGGAAACGACGGAATTCCGAATCCGTTCCGCTGGGGTTTGCCGGGGCCGCTCCCACCCGGTGAAGCGGTCACCGTTACCGGTTTTATTCGCCTTCGCTCGGTACGGAAGTGGAAGCTCAGCGCGAGTCTCGTCCGCGAGTTCGTCCGCTACGAGCAGCAAGGCGTCTTCCCGCAGGAGCTGCAGACCCTGCCACCACCGACTGCACCGGTACCGCCGAGCAGCGATCCCGATATGGTCTATTTCGACGTCACCGGACACAACGTTCCTGAGGTTTTCTATGCCTTCTGGAAAGCGAACGGCGGGCTGGAGCGCTTCGGCTACCCGCTCACCGAGCCGTTCGTCGAAGTCTCGGCAACGGACGGGCACCAGTATCTCGTCCAGTACTTCGAGCGCGCCCGCTTCGAGCACCATCCGGAAAACGCGGGAACGCCGTTCGAAGTCCTCCTCGGGCTCCTCGGTGTGGAGCGCACGCGGGGCCGCGAGAACGAGCCGCCGTTCCGCCCGGTCGAGCGACCGGACGACCCGCGCATCGACTATTTCGTCGAAACACGGCACACGCTCGGGCCACCTTTCCAGGAGTATTGGTGGAGTCGTGGCGGTGCGGCCGTTTTCGGGTATCCGATCAGCGAGCCGTTCGAAGAAGTGAGCAAGACGGACGGCCGGCGCTACCTCGTCCAGTACTTCGAGCGCAATCGCATGGAATATCATCCCGAACTGGCCGGGACAGCGTTCGAAATCTTGCTCGGCCACCTCGGACGGGAGACCTTGATCGATCGCGGGTGGCTTCCGGGAGCCTGA
- the ffh gene encoding signal recognition particle protein yields MFEALTDRLTAVFERIGRKGRLTEQDVDEALREVRRALLEADVHYTVVRDFIAAVRERAIGGEVLKSLTPAQQVIAIVHQELVRVLGNERVPLQWAPQPPTVIMLVGLQGSGKTTQVAKLGYHLRKEGRRPLLVAADIYRPAAVEQLRTLGQQHDLPVYDEGAKSDPVEIVKHAVKLARDQGYNPVIVDTAGRLQIDEPMMQELERIEEAVRPTEILLVADAMTGQEAVNVAQEFHRRLHLTGLILTKMDGDARGGAALSIRAVVGVPIKFIGTGERVDALEPFYPDRLATRILGMGDVISLIEKAQQQISEEEGKKLQEKMLTGTFNLEDFLHQLQQVKKMGPLTQLLEMIPGMGQLLRQQQVQISDDEYKRVEAIILSMTPEERRNPDIINYSRRRRIAQGSGTTMAEVSQLLSQFKQMQRMMTELGQLAAGRGRGGLRGLLGGANPFAGFPGFDGMSTGVGPARPAAIPPARHAKKKKKKRR; encoded by the coding sequence ATGTTCGAAGCATTGACTGACCGCCTCACGGCAGTCTTCGAACGGATCGGGCGCAAGGGGCGTCTCACGGAACAGGACGTCGACGAGGCGCTGCGCGAGGTGCGCCGGGCGCTGCTGGAAGCGGACGTCCACTACACGGTCGTCCGCGACTTCATCGCCGCGGTGCGAGAGCGTGCGATCGGTGGAGAAGTCCTCAAGTCGCTGACACCGGCCCAGCAGGTCATCGCGATCGTCCACCAGGAACTCGTCCGGGTGCTCGGGAACGAGCGTGTCCCGCTGCAGTGGGCACCGCAGCCCCCGACGGTCATCATGCTGGTCGGTCTGCAGGGTTCCGGGAAAACGACGCAGGTGGCCAAGCTGGGATACCACCTCCGGAAGGAAGGACGGCGCCCGCTGCTCGTGGCAGCGGACATCTACCGGCCGGCCGCGGTCGAGCAGCTGCGGACACTCGGTCAGCAGCACGACCTCCCTGTCTACGACGAGGGGGCGAAATCGGATCCGGTCGAGATCGTCAAGCACGCAGTCAAGCTGGCTCGTGATCAGGGCTACAACCCGGTCATCGTCGACACGGCTGGTCGGCTGCAGATCGACGAACCGATGATGCAGGAACTCGAGCGGATCGAGGAAGCGGTGCGCCCGACCGAGATCCTGCTCGTCGCCGACGCGATGACCGGGCAAGAGGCCGTGAACGTGGCGCAGGAGTTCCATCGCCGCCTGCACCTCACCGGCCTCATCCTGACGAAGATGGATGGTGATGCACGCGGAGGCGCAGCACTCTCCATCCGGGCGGTCGTCGGCGTCCCGATCAAGTTCATCGGTACCGGCGAGCGGGTGGATGCGCTGGAGCCGTTCTACCCGGATCGTTTGGCGACGCGCATCCTCGGGATGGGGGACGTCATCTCGCTGATCGAAAAGGCACAGCAGCAGATCAGCGAGGAAGAAGGAAAGAAGCTCCAGGAAAAGATGCTGACCGGCACCTTCAACCTGGAGGACTTCCTCCACCAGCTCCAGCAAGTGAAGAAGATGGGCCCGCTCACCCAGTTGCTCGAGATGATTCCCGGTATGGGCCAGCTCCTGCGCCAGCAGCAGGTGCAGATCAGCGACGACGAGTACAAGCGGGTCGAGGCGATCATCCTCTCGATGACTCCGGAGGAACGGCGCAATCCGGACATCATCAACTACAGCCGGCGCCGGCGTATCGCCCAGGGAAGCGGAACGACGATGGCCGAGGTTTCGCAGTTACTCTCGCAGTTCAAGCAGATGCAGCGGATGATGACCGAACTCGGCCAGCTGGCGGCTGGTCGTGGCCGCGGCGGTCTCCGCGGACTGCTCGGCGGAGCCAATCCGTTCGCCGGATTCCCAGGTTTCGATGGGATGTCGACCGGGGTAGGCCCAGCCCGTCCAGCAGCGATTCCGCCAGCTCGCCACGCCAAGAAGAAAAAGAAGAAGCGTCGCTGA
- a CDS encoding DUF2085 domain-containing protein, producing MVRWLRARSAMHSRLARELALPLALAVLLLALVALWLAGPARTERVTIAALHGLCAQRPSHSFWFGSYRLPFDARMTGIYAGSSFTLLWLAWRAGRASAPPSAGSVVLLASGVAVLAVDGANALVWDLRLPTLYEPHNTVRYVTGAWTGVALGVLLWWVFVSTSWIATRRTAERVFQFGRDLPVLGAGLVAFGWLVHVGPVTLYPIVALGLVAAAVLTLALLAWPFVLLLTGRLERLGSWGDAPVPALLSGCCALIVMALTSSLRFAAEAVLHLPPLS from the coding sequence GTGGTGCGATGGCTCCGCGCTCGCTCGGCGATGCACAGCCGGCTGGCCAGGGAACTGGCGCTTCCCCTGGCACTGGCGGTGCTCCTGCTCGCGCTCGTGGCACTCTGGCTCGCTGGTCCGGCGCGAACGGAACGCGTGACGATCGCAGCGCTCCATGGTCTCTGTGCGCAACGACCGAGTCATTCGTTCTGGTTCGGTTCCTATCGTTTGCCGTTCGATGCACGGATGACCGGCATCTACGCTGGCTCGTCGTTCACACTCCTGTGGCTCGCCTGGCGTGCTGGGCGAGCGAGTGCGCCGCCGAGTGCTGGCTCGGTGGTTCTCCTGGCCAGCGGAGTTGCTGTCCTCGCGGTGGACGGCGCGAACGCGCTGGTCTGGGATCTTCGCTTGCCCACACTGTATGAGCCCCACAACACCGTCCGCTACGTGACCGGTGCTTGGACGGGAGTCGCGCTCGGTGTTCTCCTCTGGTGGGTGTTCGTCTCCACGTCCTGGATCGCGACTCGGCGAACAGCGGAGCGCGTCTTTCAGTTCGGCCGTGACCTCCCTGTCCTCGGAGCTGGGCTGGTCGCTTTCGGCTGGCTCGTCCATGTGGGGCCGGTGACGCTCTACCCGATCGTCGCGCTCGGCTTGGTCGCAGCAGCGGTGCTGACGCTCGCCTTGCTCGCCTGGCCGTTCGTTCTCCTGCTGACTGGCCGGCTGGAGCGTCTCGGGAGCTGGGGAGACGCGCCCGTTCCGGCACTCCTGTCCGGCTGTTGCGCGCTCATCGTGATGGCGCTGACGAGCAGCCTGCGCTTCGCTGCCGAGGCGGTACTCCATCTACCGCCGCTCTCGTAA
- a CDS encoding glycoside hydrolase family 15 protein → MPRDVPVGNGRLLLAFDRTYTLRDVYYPRVGQENHTQGRSNRFGIWCDGQFDWLSDDGWERQLRYEDGTLVTDVRLCHPRLGLTLVCHDAVALEHDLWIRQVQVHDERGADRCVRLFLHFDGYLWGYADGETAYYEPAARALVHYKGKRYFWFSGWAGEQPGYHFFACGNKAFRGHEGAWRDAEDGELSGNPIAQGSVDSIGGLELEVPAHGSATATFWMAAGLRFADVSRIHQVVLQQGPEQLLTRVRRYWQSWVQPDPPRLETLPPALQRLYRQSLLILRTQIDDGGAILAANDSDILHFGRDTYSYVWPRDGALIANALLEAGYPELARRFLLFMGELVTQYGFFLHKYNPDGSAGSSWHPWAGPNGELQFPIQEDSTALVLVTLWSYYRKTRDLELLRSLYSPVVVPCARFLASYRDSVTGLPAPSYDLWEERRGIHAFTVASVVAGLRAAAGLASIFGDDQFAETWRRAAEDIRAAAERFLYRPELGRFVRMLTVSPNGVVHPDPTLDASLAGLFLFDVLPARDPRMTATMRAIEERLWVKTPIGGVARYEDDYYYQMSRDLERIPGNPWFICTLWLADWYIARANSPSELGRALELLEWVARHALPSGVLAEQVHPETGEPLSVSPLSWSHGTYIHTVLRYLEREQRLAAAGWPAFLAP, encoded by the coding sequence ATGCCACGCGATGTACCGGTCGGAAACGGGCGGCTCTTGCTCGCCTTCGACCGCACCTATACCCTGCGCGACGTCTATTACCCGCGCGTGGGCCAGGAGAACCATACGCAAGGCCGTTCGAATCGCTTCGGTATCTGGTGCGACGGCCAATTTGACTGGCTATCCGATGACGGATGGGAACGGCAGCTGCGTTACGAGGATGGCACGCTCGTCACGGATGTCCGCCTGTGCCATCCTCGCCTCGGCCTCACTCTGGTGTGCCATGATGCGGTCGCACTGGAGCACGACCTCTGGATCCGCCAGGTACAGGTGCACGATGAGCGGGGAGCCGATCGCTGCGTCCGGCTCTTCCTGCACTTCGATGGCTATCTCTGGGGCTATGCAGACGGCGAGACGGCCTACTACGAGCCAGCGGCGCGAGCCCTCGTTCACTACAAGGGCAAGCGGTATTTCTGGTTCTCCGGCTGGGCCGGCGAGCAGCCGGGTTACCACTTCTTTGCGTGCGGCAATAAGGCGTTCCGCGGGCATGAAGGAGCCTGGCGCGATGCCGAGGACGGCGAACTGAGCGGGAATCCGATCGCTCAGGGATCGGTCGACTCGATCGGAGGATTGGAACTGGAGGTGCCTGCTCATGGGAGTGCAACGGCGACCTTCTGGATGGCTGCTGGCTTGCGTTTCGCCGACGTTTCTCGCATCCATCAGGTCGTCCTGCAGCAGGGGCCGGAGCAGTTGCTCACACGGGTCCGCCGCTACTGGCAGAGCTGGGTGCAGCCGGATCCACCGCGATTGGAGACGCTCCCGCCAGCACTCCAGCGACTGTATCGTCAGAGCTTGCTGATCCTGCGGACACAGATCGACGATGGTGGAGCGATTCTGGCAGCGAACGACTCCGACATCCTGCACTTCGGTCGCGATACCTACAGCTACGTCTGGCCGCGCGACGGCGCGCTGATCGCCAATGCGCTCCTGGAAGCGGGCTATCCAGAGCTGGCCCGTCGCTTTCTTCTCTTCATGGGAGAACTGGTCACGCAGTACGGGTTCTTCCTCCACAAGTACAACCCGGACGGATCAGCCGGTTCGAGCTGGCATCCCTGGGCAGGGCCGAACGGCGAACTTCAGTTCCCGATTCAGGAAGACAGCACAGCGCTCGTCCTCGTCACACTGTGGTCGTATTACCGGAAGACGCGTGACCTCGAACTCTTGCGGTCACTGTACAGCCCGGTCGTCGTTCCCTGTGCGCGCTTTCTCGCTTCCTACCGCGATTCGGTCACAGGGCTTCCCGCGCCCTCCTATGACCTCTGGGAAGAGCGGCGTGGTATCCATGCCTTCACGGTCGCGTCGGTCGTCGCTGGCTTGCGCGCTGCGGCCGGGCTGGCGAGCATCTTCGGCGACGATCAGTTCGCCGAGACCTGGCGGCGAGCGGCCGAGGATATCCGCGCGGCAGCGGAGCGGTTCCTCTATCGTCCGGAACTCGGCCGCTTCGTCCGCATGCTGACCGTGTCACCGAATGGTGTGGTTCATCCCGACCCGACGCTCGACGCGAGCCTGGCTGGCCTCTTTCTCTTCGATGTTTTGCCGGCTCGAGATCCACGGATGACCGCAACGATGCGCGCGATCGAGGAGCGCTTGTGGGTGAAGACGCCGATCGGCGGGGTCGCCCGCTACGAGGACGACTACTACTACCAGATGAGCCGGGACCTCGAACGGATTCCGGGAAATCCGTGGTTCATCTGCACGCTGTGGCTCGCCGACTGGTACATCGCGCGGGCGAATTCTCCGAGCGAGTTGGGCCGGGCGTTGGAACTCCTCGAGTGGGTAGCGCGACATGCGCTCCCGAGCGGCGTGCTGGCCGAGCAAGTGCATCCGGAAACGGGTGAACCGCTTTCGGTCAGCCCGCTCAGCTGGAGTCACGGGACGTACATTCACACGGTCCTGCGCTACCTCGAGCGCGAACAGCGCCTCGCGGCGGCAGGCTGGCCGGCCTTCCTGGCTCCGTGA
- the radC gene encoding RadC family protein — protein MHRAPGEYHISVKELPASERPRERLRQLGADVLTNAELLAVILNTGTRGESVLDLAQRLLVSFGGLVGLARADLVTLQQFHGLGEAKAAKLKAALELGRRLALAQPEERPVVRTPEDVYTVAGAEMALLEQEQLRVVLLDTRNRVLRTVTVAQGHVNGAQVRIAELFREAIRANAPAIVLLHNHPSGDPTPSHADIELTRSAVQAGQLLGIEVIDHLVIGHGRFCSLRRLGLGFPNS, from the coding sequence ATGCATCGCGCACCGGGGGAGTATCACATTTCGGTAAAGGAACTCCCTGCGAGCGAGCGGCCACGCGAGCGCTTGCGTCAGCTCGGAGCAGACGTGCTGACGAACGCCGAACTCCTGGCGGTGATCCTGAACACCGGCACGCGCGGCGAATCGGTACTCGATCTCGCACAACGGCTCCTCGTCAGCTTCGGAGGGCTGGTCGGTCTGGCGAGAGCTGACCTCGTGACGCTGCAGCAGTTCCACGGTCTGGGCGAGGCCAAAGCCGCCAAGCTGAAAGCCGCGCTAGAACTCGGCCGTCGTCTCGCACTGGCCCAGCCGGAAGAGCGGCCAGTCGTGCGGACACCGGAAGATGTGTACACGGTCGCCGGTGCAGAGATGGCCCTGCTCGAGCAGGAACAGCTGCGCGTCGTGCTGCTCGACACGCGCAATCGCGTGCTCCGCACGGTGACGGTCGCCCAGGGGCACGTGAATGGCGCACAGGTGCGCATCGCTGAACTCTTCCGGGAGGCGATCCGAGCGAACGCGCCAGCGATCGTCCTGTTGCACAACCACCCTTCGGGAGATCCGACACCGTCGCATGCCGATATCGAGCTGACGCGGAGCGCCGTGCAGGCTGGGCAGCTGCTCGGGATCGAGGTCATCGACCATCTCGTCATCGGCCACGGGCGGTTCTGCTCGCTCCGGCGACTCGGCCTGGGCTTTCCCAACAGCTGA